The following coding sequences lie in one Oncorhynchus kisutch isolate 150728-3 linkage group LG3, Okis_V2, whole genome shotgun sequence genomic window:
- the LOC109881201 gene encoding proteinase-activated receptor 3-like, translating to MWRRQEKDQTNTLAGILFCLTVGLSLQDNEEKVNKTKITVAVLDPRTFNGRRVQTNCTAEAGPPSLVHLSPGAPGLDVRLEDPAVAYTTGLLSTRLIPSAYLLAMAVGIPSNAYILAFLRLRARSFSTAVLYLSLALSDLLLLLSLALRVHYHLNGNNWVFGEAACRVVTACFYGNVYCSAHTIACVSLKRYLAVVRPFLYRRLPKTAWALGASLGVWGLFGVAVMPELLVRQSFLLPRLGFTTCHDILPLEDSPHALLVPYRLALVCLGLLVPFVVCAWTHVAVVQHLGRSGLDWTPFIRVSTLVFLIFTVCFAPSGVLHIAHYVRLSTSGEDGLYVYSSATVCLCCFHSCLDPFLCILMSRTTASKLRFASLRRTQQTPVLV from the exons atgtggaggagacaggagaaagaccagaccAATACACTGGCTGGGATTCTCTTCTGTCTGACGGTAGGACTGTCTCTCCAGGACAATG AGGAGAAAGTCAACAAGACAAAAATAACCGTAGCTGTGTTGGACCCAAGGACGTTCAATGGCAGGAGAGTTCAGACCAACTGTACGGCTGAGGCTGGGCCCCCCAGCTTGGTCCACCTGTCCCCTGGGGCCCCTGGGCTGGATGTGAGGCTGGAGGACCCTGCAGTAGCCTACACCACAGGGCTCCTCAGCACCCGGCTCATCCCCTCAGCCTACCTCCTGGCCATGGCAGTGGGCATCCCCTCCAACGCTTATATCCTGGCCTTCCTGAGGCTCCGGGCCAGGTCTTTCTCCACCGCTGTCCTCTACCTTAGCCTGGCCCTCTCTGACCtactcctcctgctctccctggCCCTCCGAGTCCACTACCACCTAAACGGAAACAACTGGGTGTTCGGCGAAGCTGCCTGCCGTGTCGTCACCGCTTGTTTCTATGGCAATGTCTACTGCTCTGCCCACACCATCGCTTGTGTCAGCCTCAAGCGCTACCTGGCCGTGGTGAGGCCCTTCCTGTACAGGCGGCTGCCCAAGACGGCCTGGGCGCTGGGGGCAAGCCTGGGGGTGTGGGGCCTGTTTGGGGTGGCTGTGATGCCTGAGCTCCTGGTGAGACAGAGCTTCCTGCTGCCTCGTCTGGGATTCACCACCTGCCATGACATACTGCCCCTGGAGGACTCCCCCCACGCACTGCTGGTGCCCTACAGGTTGGCACTGGTCTGTTTAGGGTTACTCGTGCCCTTTGTGGTCTGTGCCTGGACCCATGTGGCGGTGGTGCAGCATCTGGGTCGCTCGGGCCTTGACTGGACACCCTTCATCAGGGTCAGTACACTGGTCTTCCTCATCTTCACTGTGTGTTTCGCTCCCAGCGGCGTCCTCCATATCGCCCATTACGTGAGGCTGTCCACCAGTGGAGAGGACGGGCTGTATGTGTACTCCAGCGCTACAGTGTGTCTGTGCTGCTTCCACAGCTGTCTGGACCCCTTCCTGTGTATTCTCATGTCCAGGACAACCGCCTCCAAACTGCGCTTCGCCTCTCTCAGGAGGACACAGCAGACACCTGTTCTGGTGTAG